From one Eleginops maclovinus isolate JMC-PN-2008 ecotype Puerto Natales chromosome 7, JC_Emac_rtc_rv5, whole genome shotgun sequence genomic stretch:
- the cfap97d2 gene encoding uncharacterized protein cfap97d2: MTVRHTMKYLAYQPLSTRNKHLQQKWDKTSYEIHRGKVMSAKPTINPTPPETYGHLVDKLKTKKLKEERTMKMKNNMLTERISHIMKTTGRVHNRNYYERKSLGKEKRQLELLRITNENQMILLHLSQCKSHYNVRSWHDDWLKTLKVMDSIARYPRGRTNQKGQEKCSNCNKEQKISTGASTNSPSSNKAKGKAESEKKRKETMKKKGTGTEIQQDIATHPEPNPSKKSIKADTAENPGSSDNIQVTTVKFPHTAKILSVNGSEILSTLQTPKTLEKETSSPAEE, translated from the exons GCACACAATGAAGTATCTGGCTTACCAACCCCTAAGCACTAGAaacaaacatctgcagcagAAATGGGACAAGACTTCATATGAAATACACAGGGGAAAG GTGATGTCAGCCAAACCAACAATAAACCCAACTCCACCAGAGACCTATGGTCACCTCGTCGACAAACTGAAGACCAAAAAG CTTAAAGAAGAAAGGACAATGAAGATGAAAAACAATATGCTTACGGAAAGAATATCACACATCATGAAGACAACTGGAAGAGTTCACAACAGGAATTATTATGAGCGAAAAAG CCTTGGCAAGGAGAAGCGACAGCTGGAGTTGCTCCGCATTACCAATGAGAATCAAATGATACTGCTCCATCTGAGTCAATGCAAGTCCCACTATAATGTGAGGAGCTGGCATGACGACTGGCTCAAAACTCTCAAGGTGATGGATAGCATAGCACGTTACCCACGGGGAAGAACAAATCAAAAG GGACAAGAAAAGTGCAGTAATTGtaataaagaacaaaagatCAGCACGGGTGCATCGACAAACAGCCCTTCAAGCAACAAAGCCAAAGGGAAAGCagaatctgagaaaaaaagaaaagaaaccatGAAGAAAAAAGGTACAGGAACAGAGATACAGCAGGACATAGCGACTCACCCTGAACCAAATCCATCAAAGAAATCCATCAAAGCAGATACAGCTGAGAATCCTGGTTCCTCTGACAACATTCAAGTTACAACAGTTAAATTCCCTCACACTGCTAAAATTCTCTCTGTCAATGGATCTGAAATACTCAGCACTCTTCAAACACCTAAAACACTTGAGAAGGAGACTTCAAGTCCTGCAGAGGAATAA
- the cdc16 gene encoding cell division cycle protein 16 homolog translates to MNLDRLRKRVRQYIDQQQYQSALFWADKIASLSHEDPQDIYWLAQCLYLTSQYHRASHALRSRKLDKLYGACQYLAARCHYAAKEFQQALDILDAEELASKRLLDRSGKEDIGTPESAKDWDMSPASISSSISLLRGKIYDAMDNRPLATSSYKEALKLDVYCFEAFDLLTSHHMLTAQEEKDFLDSLPLSQQCTEEEEELLHFLFENKLKKYNKPSDLVVPEMVNGLQDNLDVVVSLAERHYYNCDFKLCYKLTSTVMVKDPFHANCLPVHIGTLVELGKSNELFYLSHKLVDLYPNNPVSWFAVGCYYLMVGHKNEHARRYLSKATTLERTYGPAWIAYGHSFAVESEHDQAMAAYFTAAQLMKGCHLPMLYIGLEYGLTNNSKLAERFFSQALSIAPEDPFVIHEVAVVAFQNGDWKTAERLFLDAMEKIKAIGNEVTVDKWEPLLNNLGHVCRKLKKYDQALEYHRQALVLIPQHASTYSAIGYVHSLMGDFESAIDYFHTALGLKRDDTFSVTMLGHCIEMYIGDTDAYLGTDINDKVRSNLNTPVLMKMLNTSESGENLATPRSEGPSIMSLETPLSNQDKMMLETPLRLSLTLECDMYESDMMLETLSDTST, encoded by the exons atgaatctCGACAGACTCCGAAAGCGAGTTCGGCAGTACATTGATCAG caaCAGTATCAAAGTGCTCTGTTTTGGGCCGACAAGATAGCGTCCCTGTCTCACG AGGATCCCCAGGATATCTACTGGCTAGCTCAGTGCCTTTACTTGACCTCACAGTACCACAGAGCCTCCCATGCCCTCCGATCACGAAAACTTGACAAG TTGTACGGAGCTTGTCAGTATCTTGCTGCTAGATGCCAT TATGCTGCCAAAGAGTTCCAGCAGGCCTTGGATATCCTGGACGCAGAGGAGCTAGCTAGTAAGAGGCTGCTGGACAGGAGTGGGAAAGAGGACATTGGGACACCGGAGTCAGCCAAGGATTGGGACATGTCCCCGGCTTCT ATCAGCAGCTCCATCTCCCTCCTGCGGGGTAAAATCTATGATGCCATGGACAACCGACCACTGGCCACCTCTAGCTACAAAGAGGCCTTGAAACTGGATGTGTACTGCTTTGAAGCCTTTGACCTTTTAACGTCCCACCACATGTTGACCGCGCAGGAAG AGAAAGACTTCCTCGACTCACTTCCTCTGAGTCAACAGTGcacggaggaagaggaggagctgttACACTTCCTATTTGAGAATAAGTTAAAGAAG TATAACAAGCCCAGTGATTTGGTGGTGCCAGAGATGGTCAATGGTCTTCAGGACAACTTGGATGTAGTGGTGTCTCTTGCTGAGAGGCATTATTATAACTGTGATTTCAAGTTGTGCTACAAACTCACATCAAC ggtgATGGTTAAAGACCCCTTCCATGCCAACTGTTTACCAGTCCACATTGGAACTCTTGTGGAGCTTGGAAAATCGAATG agtTGTTTTACCTCTCACACAAACTTGTAGACTTGTATCCCAACAACCCA GTATCCTGGTTTGCTGTTGGGTGCTACTATCTCATGGTCGGCCATAAAAACGAACACGCCCGCCGGTACCTCAG TAAAGCCACTACGCTGGAGAGGACGTACGGTCCTGCATGGATTGCCTACGGCCATTCCTTTGCAGTGGAGAGTGAGCATGACCAAGCCATGGCGGCCTACTTCACTGCTGCACAGCTGATGAAAGG GTGTCACTTACCCATGCTTTACATCGGCCTGGAGTACGGTCTAACCAACAACTCCAAGCTGGCAGAGCGCTTCTTCAGCCAGGCTCTCAGTATCGCTCCGGAGGACCCATTCGTCATACACGAGGTGGCTGTGGTTGCCTTTCAGAATGGAGA CTGGAAGACAGCAGAGAGGTTGTTTCTCGATGCAATGGAGAAGATCAAAGCCATAGGGAATGAG gTCACTGTGGACAAATGGGAGCCTCTGTTAAACAACTTGGGTCATGTGTGTCGGAAATTGAA AAAATACGACCAGGCGCTTGAGTACCACCGTCAGGCGCTGGTGTTAATCCCTCAGCACGCCTCCACCTACTCTGCCATAGGATACGTGCACAGCCTTATGGGAGACTTCGAGAGCGCTATCGACTACTTTCATACG GCACTTGGACTGAAAAGAGACGACACTTTCTCTGTGACGATGCTCGGCCACTGTATTGAGATGTACATTGGGGACACAGATGCTTATTTAG GCACAGATATCAATGATAAGGTGCGAAGCAACTTGAACACTCCAGTGCTGATGAAGATGCTAAATACGTCCGAGTCTGGTGAAAACCTCGCTACTCCAAGATCAGAAGGACCCAGCATCATGTCCTTGGAAACACCACTATCAAATCAGGATAAGATGATGCTGGAGACACCGCTGCGACTCTCTTTAACCCTTGAATGCGACATGTATGAGAGCGACATGATGTTAGAAACATTGTCAGACACCAGCACGTGA
- the upf3a gene encoding regulator of nonsense transcripts 3A isoform X7 gives MRSEKDQMTVGKEKSIVEIQFRDIPREQENIPGNLKQKEEKKEVFTKVVIRRLPPNLSKDQLEEQLSPLPSYDYFEFFPADQSLYPHLFSRAYINFKIPEDILLFRDRFDGYVFIDNKGQEYPAVVEFAPFQKISKKKLKKKDAKTGSIEEDPEYKRFLENYSCDEEKSMANPETLLGEIEAKTRELIAKRTTPLLEYIKNKKIEKQRIREEKREERRRRELEKKRQREEEKRKRREEERRKRKEAEKQRKLSDKDIKIKLLKKSDRDDDVDSDRMKDKSDIGETDRCKWEKAGGQMKSKEPKEKGQPESDKEQREQHGRRQREKDHRGKDEERKRQRHHYEFDKFMRRKDETKWGKGYCQDRAKKEGHHHGYSYCPDGGDKLGKEDREDLGNRKERLRNKVSEKVSMRMGGW, from the exons atgAGGTCTGAAAAGGACCAAATGACCGTGGGCAAGGAGAAAAGCATCGTGGAGATACAGTTTAGAGACATCCCGAGAGAGCAGGAAAACATTCCTGGAAACCTGAagcagaaagaagagaagaaagaggtTTTTACCAAG GTCGTGATTCGAAGGCTTCCACCAAACCTGTCAAAGGACCAGCTAGAGGAACAGCTCAGTCCGCTCCCATCCTACGACTATTTTGAGTTCTTTCCAGCCGATCAAAG CCTCTATCCCCACTTGTTCTCCAGAGCATATATTAACTTTAAAATCCCGGAAGATATCCTTCTCTTCAGGGACAGATTTGATGGCTACGTCTTCATTGACAACAAGG GACAAGAGTACCCTGCAGTGGTGGAGTTTGCCCCCTTTCAGAAAATCTCAAAGAAGAagctaaaaaagaaagatgcCAAAACCGGGAGCATTGAAGAAG ACCCAGAATATAAGCGGTTCTTGGAAAATTACTCCTGTGATGAGGAGAAGTCTATGGCCAACCCTGAGACTTTGCTGGGAGAGATAGaggccaagaccagagagctcaTAG CCAAACGGACAACCCCACTGTTGGAGtacataaaaaataagaaaattgagaaacag AGaataagagaggaaaagagagaggagcgGAGGAGAAGAGAGCTCGAAAAGAAACGgcaaagggaggaggagaagagaaagcgacgggaggaggagagacGCAAGCGCAAAgaggcagagaaacagaggaaactgtctgataaagacattaaaatCAAG CTTCTAAAGAAGAGTGACAGGGACGATGACGTTGATTCAGACCGGATGAAGGACAAAAGTGACATtggggagacagacagatgcaAATGGGAGAAAGCCGGAGGACAAATGAAGTCAAAGGAACCCAAAGAAAA AGGTCAACCTGAGAGTGACaaggagcagagagagcagcatggccgcagacagagagaaaaggaccATCGAGGgaaagatgaagagaggaaacGACAGAGACACCACTATGAGTTTGACAAGTTTATGCGCCGTAAAGATGAGACAAAATGGGGGAAGGGCTACTGCCAAGACAGAGCCAAGAAAGAGGGGCACCATCATGGCTATTCTTACTGCCCTGATGGTGGAGACAAACTGGGAAAGGAGGACAGGGAGGACCTGGGTAACAGGAAGGAACGCCTCCGAAACAAGGTGAGCGAGAAGGTGAGCATGAGAATGGGGGGATGGTAA